A stretch of Pleuronectes platessa chromosome 24, fPlePla1.1, whole genome shotgun sequence DNA encodes these proteins:
- the cdadc1 gene encoding cytidine and dCMP deaminase domain-containing protein 1, whose protein sequence is MEGGELRTRADPGQSRKGQDTRESSTQTDSRVQGHGPRLSKVNLFTLLSLWMERFPQEQYEEEDPSQIRGMGLVVVQDSKVLGLHCSGVELHAGQAAIIQHGARLADCHLYFSRRPCATCLKMIINAGVSQISFWPGDPEVSMLGSTSTNHSAARSHSPPGCFKEEAALDAIATEKLKSNSRPHIGVLLQPLASGLAQFLRESSRECDFMEKVADDEPGLNTEELFNRERSRHLKDFSRHFLVATPWQHRDILKQMGLENFCVEPYFSNLRQNMMELVEVLAAVAAGVPLRRHGFHREQCSTPEQPLPPHHEGVSQEVALHCIIQARLLAYRTEDPKVGVGAVIWARRLSPRSLDGVGRLYLLGCGYNAYPAGSQYAEYPQMDNKQEDRQRRKYRYIVHAEQNALTFRTREIQPGEATMLFVTKCPCDECVPLIRGAGITHIYTTDQDRDKDKGDISYLRFSSLKDVSKFTWQRSPSLGSASSPEIANGCVGKQSRRREEEESHSNKKLCVNRTHDSSVS, encoded by the exons ATGGAAGGGGGCGAGCTGAGGACCCGGGCCGATCCGGGCCAGTCCAGGAAAGGACAAGACACCAGGGAGAGCAGCACCCAGACTGACAGCCGGGTACAAG GTCATGGCCCCAGGTTGTCGAAGGTCAATCTCTTCACCTTACTGAGTCTGTGGATGGAGCGGTTCCCTCAGGAGCAGTATGAGGAGGAGGACCCCAGTCAG ATCCGGGGGATGGGCTTGGTGGTGGTGCAGGACAGCAAGGTGCTGGGACTCCACTGCTCGGGCGTTGAGCTCCACGCGGGGCAGGCAGCCATCATCCAGCATGGCGCCCGCTTGGCTGACTGTCACCTGTACTTCTCCAGGAGACCCTGTGCCACGTGCCTCAAGATGATCATCAACG CTGGGGTCAGTCAGATCTCCTTCTGGCCCGGTGACCCTGAGGTCAGCATGCTGGGCTCCACCTCCACAAACCATTCGGCCGCCCGCTCCCACAGTCCGCCGGGCTGCTTCAAGGAGGAGGCCGCGCTGGACGCCATTGCAACGGAGAAGCTGAAGTCCAACAGCCGGCCGCACATCGGCGTGCTGCTGCAGCCCCTGGCGTCGGGCCTGGCTCAGTTCCTCCGTGAGTCGTCCAGAGAGTGCGACTTCATGGAGAAGGTGGCTGATGATgaaccaggtctgaacacaGAGGAGCTCTTCAACAG AGAACGGTCCAGACACCTGAAGGATTTCTCCAGACACTTCCTGGTCGCGACCCCCTGGCAGCACCGGGACATTCTGAAGCAAATGGGTCTGGAGAACTTCTGCGTGGAGCCGTACTTCTCCAACCTGAGACAGAACATGATGGAGCTGGTGGAGGTTCTGGCTGCAGTGGCTGCCGGGGTGCCGCTGCGACGCCACGGATTCCACAG GGAACAGTGTTCGACCCCCGAGCAGCCGCTGCCTCCTCATCATGAGGGCGTGTCCCAAGAAGTGGCTCTTCACTGCATTATCCAAGCCAGACTGCTCGCCTATAGAACAG AGGATCCTAAAGTGGGCGTGGGCGCTGTTATCTGGGCCAGACGACTCTCG CCGAGGAGTTTAGACGGAGTGGGACGTCTGTACCTCTTGGGTTGTGGGTACAACGCCTACCCAGCCGGCTCGCAGTACGCAGAGTACCCGCAGATGGACAACAAACAGGAGGACCGACAAAGACGCAAATACAGATACATCGTCCACGCGGAGCAGAACGCCCTCACCTTCAG GACTCGAGAAATCCAACCGGGGGAGGCCACCATGCTGTTTGTCACCAAGTGTCCGTGTGACGAGTGCGTCCCTCTGATCAGAGGAGCCGGcatcacacacatctacacCACGGACCAGGACAGGGACAAAGACAAGGGAGACATTTCCTACCTGAGGTTCAGCAGCTTGAAGGACGTCAGCAAGTTCACG TGGCAGAGGAGTCCTTCACTCggctcagcgtcctctcctgaAATTGCCA ACGGTTGTGTTGGGAAGCAGAGCaggcggagggaggaggaggagagccacAGCAACAAGAAGCTGTGCGTCAACAGAACGCACGACTCGTCCGTCAGCTGA